Genomic segment of Myxococcus stipitatus:
CCCCTTGTGCACGACGCCCACGGCGAGCCCCACCACGCCCTGCCGCTGCTGCTCCGCGCGGATGAAGGCATCCAGGCGCGCCTGGAGCGAGTCCTTCGCCGAGGCAGTCCCCGCGATGAGCAACCCCACCCAGAGGCCGATGAACCGACTGAACGAACCCGAGCAACCACGCATGAACAACTCCGGTATAGAGGGCTGGGATGAACGTTCCCTTGGCGGCATGCTAGCCATTCCTGGAATGAGATGAGCAGAGGGAACTCCATGGGCAACCTCACGGCGCGAATCGAAGCCTTCTATGGCTTTCTCTGGCCTTTCCTGGCGGAAGAGCAGACACGGTATGCGTACCTGGACGAGCCTCCAGGGGGACGCCCCATGTCCACCCTGCTCAATGCGATTCCGGCGCGGCGCGGCATGAAGGCGGGCTCCCGCCTCGTCGATGTCGGCTGCGGCAAGGGGCGACAGCTGGTGGAGCTGGCGCGGCGGCACGAGGGGGACTTCATCGGGGTGGACCCGCTCGACCAGAACCTGGAGCTCGCCACCGGGCGCGCCCTCCAGGAAGGTCTCCACGAGCGCATGACCTTCCTGAAGGGAGGCATCGAGCGGCTTCCGCTGGAGTCGTCCTCCGTGGACTTCGTCTGGTGTCTGGACATGCTCAACCATGTCGAGGACCTGGACGGCGCGATGAGGGAATGCGCCCGCGTGCTGCGTCCCGGGGGCTCGATGATGAATTGCAGCGCGCTGGCCACCGACCTCTTGGAGCCACGAGAGGCGGAGCGCGTCACGTCCGGCGTGGGCTTCAACCCCGCCACCCTCTCGCACGAGCGCATGAAGGCCGCGTACGAGTCCGCCGGCCTGCGCGTCGTCGAGTTCGGCACCACGACGGAGGAGGGCTCGCCATTCCTGGAGGCGTTCGACGAGGGACTCGCACGGCACGCGCTGCGGTTCGGCAAGGTGCTGCGCGCCCGCTCGCGGGTGGAGGCCCGGCTGGGGCGTGAGGC
This window contains:
- a CDS encoding class I SAM-dependent methyltransferase codes for the protein MSRGNSMGNLTARIEAFYGFLWPFLAEEQTRYAYLDEPPGGRPMSTLLNAIPARRGMKAGSRLVDVGCGKGRQLVELARRHEGDFIGVDPLDQNLELATGRALQEGLHERMTFLKGGIERLPLESSSVDFVWCLDMLNHVEDLDGAMRECARVLRPGGSMMNCSALATDLLEPREAERVTSGVGFNPATLSHERMKAAYESAGLRVVEFGTTTEEGSPFLEAFDEGLARHALRFGKVLRARSRVEARLGREAFELLCAYDQWNIFLLLGKVTYGVWVLEHASGRSASTEPPRP